A genome region from Paralichthys olivaceus isolate ysfri-2021 chromosome 6, ASM2471397v2, whole genome shotgun sequence includes the following:
- the LOC109646692 gene encoding CDK5 and ABL1 enzyme substrate 2-like isoform X1 — translation MATALCGVQAAGSGTKPARTYREHRRKAKDSRRRQAALLFLNNISLDGRPQGVSDDGSTEQRDATEELRPGDRDGAASVLSPPPPPTPPPPPSPSPPNVQGASAQVTEPSGSGSSSSVPGVDTPTGPSLVMSPGPATTVGANEVFLDGVNVSETPDTPLSPVPTGHLPCSRAKSTPAALSPVPAGTCPESRQRLRNVSGSPGPKAPKKVHFIKSMRQYDTRGCRIMLICAKRSLYATFSVLPYGESADLSDTKMETQRQRLSSVGAADLLPSLEGVELGACGKTVSYAQFLYPTNALVRQKSGSVPENGTAQTPQSRFRGNGQKNFTPGRLNNSVTQEPNVEEVVEYDPNLLSDPQWPCGRHKRVLIFASYVTTVIEYVKPSDLKKNMNETFKEKFPHIQLTLSKIRSLKRDMRLASEECGLQPVTIAMAFVYFEKLVLQGRLNKQNRKLVAAACVLLAAKISSDLRKPEVKQLIDKLEERFRINGRELIPLEFPVLVALEMGLYLPESKVMPHYRRLVLQG, via the exons ATGGCGACCGCGCTGTGCGGAGTCCAGGCCGCCGGCAGCGGCACGAAGCCGGCCAGGACTTACCGAGAGCACCGGCGGAAAGCGAAGGACTCCAGGCGGAGGCAGGCGGCTCTGCTGTTCCTCAACAACATCTCACTCGACGGGCGGCCACAGGGGGTTTCAGACGATGGGAGCACGGAGCAGAGAGACGCCACAGAGGAGCTGCGGCCGGGGGACAGAGACGGAGCCGCCTCGGTCTTATCTCCTCCGCCGCCGCCgacgcctcctcctcctccttctccttctccgcCGAATGTCCAAGGAGCGTCCGCCCAGGTGACAGAACCCTCCGGCAGCGGCTCATCCTCCAGCGTCCCCGGGGTGGATACTCCCACCGGGCCTTCTTTGGTCATGTCTCCGGGACCTGCCACCACCGTGGGGGCCAACGAGGTATTTTTGGACGGTGTGAATGTGTCCGAGACCCCGGACACCCCCTTGTCTCCGGTGCCCACCGGCCACCTGCCCTGCTCCCGGGCCAAGTCCACGCCCGCCGCCCTGAGCCCGGTACCGGCGGGTACATGTCCGGAGTCTCGTCAGAG GTTGAGAAACGTCTCTGGTTCTCCTGGACCCAAGGCGCCAAAGAAAGTCCACTTCATCAAGAGCATGAGGCAGTACGACACCAGAGGCTGCAG GATCATGCTGATTTGTGCCAAGCGGTCGCTTTACGCTACTTTCTCAGTGCTGCCCTATGGAGAGAGTGCTGACCTCAG TGATACGAAGATGGAGACTCAGAGACAGAGGCTGTCTTCTGTAGGGGCTGCAGATCTTCTTCCCTCCTTGGAGGGTGTGGAGCTGGGCGCCTGCGGCAAG aCGGTGTCGTACGCTCAGTTCCTTTATCCGACCAACGCCTTGGTGAGGCAGAAGAGCGGCAGCGTGCCGGAGAACGGCACAGCTCAGACCCCTCAGTCGCGTTTCCGTGGCAACGGGCAGAAGAACTTCACCCCGGGTCGTCTCAACAACAGTGTGACGCAAGAGCCGA ATGttgaggaggtggtggagtaCGACCCGAACCTGCTCAGTGACCCTCAGTGGCCCTGTGGGAGACACAAGAGGGTTCTTATATTTGCATCATACGTg ACGACTGTCATCGAGTATGTGAAGCCCTCTGACCTGAAGAAGAACATGAACGAGACCTTCAAGGAGAAGTTCCCTCACATTCAGCTGACACTGAGCAAGATACGGAG CCTGAAGAGAGACATGCGGCTCGCGAGCGAGGAGTGCGGTCTGCAGCCCGTAACCATAGCGATGGCCTTTGTTTACTTTGAGAAGCTGGTGCTGCAGGGTCGCCTCAACAAGCAGAACAGGAAGCTGGTGGCAGCAGCATGCGTGCTGCTAGCTGCAAAGATCAGTAGTGATCTGCGGAAGCCAGAAGTCAAACAGCTCATTGat AAGCTGGAGGAGCGTTTCCGTATTAACGGGCGGGAGTTGATTCCCCTGGAGTTTCCGGTGCTGGTTGCCTTGGAGATGGGACTTTACCTTCCTGAGAGCAAGGTCATGCCGCACTACCGCAGACTGGTGCTGCAGGGTTAG
- the LOC109646692 gene encoding CDK5 and ABL1 enzyme substrate 2-like isoform X2, which produces MATALCGVQAAGSGTKPARTYREHRRKAKDSRRRQAALLFLNNISLDGRPQGVSDDGSTEQRDATEELRPGDRDGAASVLSPPPPPTPPPPPSPSPPNVQGASAQVTEPSGSGSSSSVPGVDTPTGPSLVMSPGPATTVGANEVFLDGVNVSETPDTPLSPVPTGHLPCSRAKSTPAALSPVPAGTCPESRQRLRNVSGSPGPKAPKKVHFIKSMRQYDTRGCSDTKMETQRQRLSSVGAADLLPSLEGVELGACGKTVSYAQFLYPTNALVRQKSGSVPENGTAQTPQSRFRGNGQKNFTPGRLNNSVTQEPNVEEVVEYDPNLLSDPQWPCGRHKRVLIFASYVTTVIEYVKPSDLKKNMNETFKEKFPHIQLTLSKIRSLKRDMRLASEECGLQPVTIAMAFVYFEKLVLQGRLNKQNRKLVAAACVLLAAKISSDLRKPEVKQLIDKLEERFRINGRELIPLEFPVLVALEMGLYLPESKVMPHYRRLVLQG; this is translated from the exons ATGGCGACCGCGCTGTGCGGAGTCCAGGCCGCCGGCAGCGGCACGAAGCCGGCCAGGACTTACCGAGAGCACCGGCGGAAAGCGAAGGACTCCAGGCGGAGGCAGGCGGCTCTGCTGTTCCTCAACAACATCTCACTCGACGGGCGGCCACAGGGGGTTTCAGACGATGGGAGCACGGAGCAGAGAGACGCCACAGAGGAGCTGCGGCCGGGGGACAGAGACGGAGCCGCCTCGGTCTTATCTCCTCCGCCGCCGCCgacgcctcctcctcctccttctccttctccgcCGAATGTCCAAGGAGCGTCCGCCCAGGTGACAGAACCCTCCGGCAGCGGCTCATCCTCCAGCGTCCCCGGGGTGGATACTCCCACCGGGCCTTCTTTGGTCATGTCTCCGGGACCTGCCACCACCGTGGGGGCCAACGAGGTATTTTTGGACGGTGTGAATGTGTCCGAGACCCCGGACACCCCCTTGTCTCCGGTGCCCACCGGCCACCTGCCCTGCTCCCGGGCCAAGTCCACGCCCGCCGCCCTGAGCCCGGTACCGGCGGGTACATGTCCGGAGTCTCGTCAGAG GTTGAGAAACGTCTCTGGTTCTCCTGGACCCAAGGCGCCAAAGAAAGTCCACTTCATCAAGAGCATGAGGCAGTACGACACCAGAGGCTGCAG TGATACGAAGATGGAGACTCAGAGACAGAGGCTGTCTTCTGTAGGGGCTGCAGATCTTCTTCCCTCCTTGGAGGGTGTGGAGCTGGGCGCCTGCGGCAAG aCGGTGTCGTACGCTCAGTTCCTTTATCCGACCAACGCCTTGGTGAGGCAGAAGAGCGGCAGCGTGCCGGAGAACGGCACAGCTCAGACCCCTCAGTCGCGTTTCCGTGGCAACGGGCAGAAGAACTTCACCCCGGGTCGTCTCAACAACAGTGTGACGCAAGAGCCGA ATGttgaggaggtggtggagtaCGACCCGAACCTGCTCAGTGACCCTCAGTGGCCCTGTGGGAGACACAAGAGGGTTCTTATATTTGCATCATACGTg ACGACTGTCATCGAGTATGTGAAGCCCTCTGACCTGAAGAAGAACATGAACGAGACCTTCAAGGAGAAGTTCCCTCACATTCAGCTGACACTGAGCAAGATACGGAG CCTGAAGAGAGACATGCGGCTCGCGAGCGAGGAGTGCGGTCTGCAGCCCGTAACCATAGCGATGGCCTTTGTTTACTTTGAGAAGCTGGTGCTGCAGGGTCGCCTCAACAAGCAGAACAGGAAGCTGGTGGCAGCAGCATGCGTGCTGCTAGCTGCAAAGATCAGTAGTGATCTGCGGAAGCCAGAAGTCAAACAGCTCATTGat AAGCTGGAGGAGCGTTTCCGTATTAACGGGCGGGAGTTGATTCCCCTGGAGTTTCCGGTGCTGGTTGCCTTGGAGATGGGACTTTACCTTCCTGAGAGCAAGGTCATGCCGCACTACCGCAGACTGGTGCTGCAGGGTTAG